Proteins encoded within one genomic window of Comamonas endophytica:
- a CDS encoding phage integrase family protein, translating into MREPLGQPIDRLQVVDIEEDPPAQEAAERPRRRRGRPPGAKAKIASAGARISASETSFLRAVLQGIDEKLAANRYLLHLGSMDRRAAGAYREQLEQRIELALQNLPDREQGTRILAQLLARAAPTPELPTLEEFAAGFAEDMFSEKELIELYREQLGDRVQGAGPTAAEILRGKLEALHWVQAHVAQHPQGTDPTQLWLDAAICAKLRVHGVLSLGDAIGWINLQGRRWYAQLPGVGRTRAQRVLLWLSDHQEAIGVRIHHRIAQEMIYAEFTPAASLLPATLGSPATPEIFGLVPLESLAWPLEMLGDDGLFRSHRPNTLKAHTDREAVEAWFATLSEKSAATQDSYRRAIERLVLWALVERRTTLSSLATEDFLAFKEFLRAPPRTGARRRPSPRARKTGARCAARWPS; encoded by the coding sequence ATGCGTGAGCCCTTAGGCCAGCCCATCGACCGCTTGCAAGTGGTCGACATCGAAGAAGACCCGCCAGCGCAGGAAGCCGCCGAGCGCCCCAGGCGCCGCCGCGGCCGGCCACCGGGCGCCAAGGCGAAGATCGCCAGCGCCGGCGCGCGCATCTCGGCCAGCGAGACTTCCTTCCTGCGCGCCGTGCTGCAGGGCATCGACGAGAAGCTGGCTGCCAACCGCTACTTGCTGCACCTGGGCAGCATGGACCGGCGCGCGGCCGGCGCCTACCGCGAACAGCTCGAGCAGCGCATCGAACTGGCGCTGCAGAACCTGCCCGACCGCGAGCAGGGAACGCGCATCCTGGCGCAGCTGCTGGCCCGGGCCGCGCCCACGCCCGAGCTGCCTACCCTCGAGGAATTCGCCGCGGGCTTTGCCGAGGACATGTTCAGCGAGAAGGAGCTGATCGAGCTCTACCGCGAGCAGCTCGGCGACCGCGTGCAGGGCGCGGGCCCGACGGCCGCCGAGATCCTGCGCGGCAAGCTCGAGGCACTGCACTGGGTGCAGGCGCATGTGGCGCAGCACCCGCAGGGCACCGACCCCACGCAGCTGTGGCTCGATGCCGCGATCTGCGCCAAGCTGCGCGTGCATGGCGTGCTGAGCCTGGGCGATGCGATCGGCTGGATCAACCTGCAGGGGCGGCGCTGGTATGCGCAGCTGCCCGGCGTGGGCCGCACGCGCGCGCAGCGGGTGCTGCTGTGGCTGTCCGACCATCAGGAGGCGATCGGCGTGCGCATCCATCATCGCATTGCGCAGGAGATGATCTACGCGGAGTTCACGCCCGCGGCCTCGCTGCTGCCGGCAACGCTGGGCAGCCCCGCCACGCCCGAGATCTTTGGGCTGGTACCGCTGGAGTCACTGGCCTGGCCGCTGGAAATGCTGGGCGACGACGGCCTGTTCCGTTCGCACCGGCCCAACACCCTCAAGGCGCATACCGACCGCGAGGCGGTGGAGGCCTGGTTTGCCACGCTTTCGGAGAAGTCCGCCGCCACGCAGGACAGCTACCGGCGCGCCATCGAGCGGCTGGTGCTCTGGGCGCTGGTCGAGCGCCGCACCACCCTGTCCTCGCTGGCCACCGAGGACTTCCTGGCCTTCAAGGAATTCCTGCGCGCGCCGCCGCGCACTGGTGCCAGAAGGCGCCCGTCACCAAGGGCTCGGAAGACTGGCGCCCGCTGCGCGGCCCGCTGGCCGAGTTGA
- a CDS encoding tyrosine-type recombinase/integrase — MSAIATMYRDWHASGYLDANAVASVRGSRRRDMQMDVMRSFSNQALQAIRTTLQEMPDGPVKRRLRAALLLLQTAGLRRAEAVNMTWGHIERVRLDNMDSDIWALRFAGKGNRERMVPLKPETLQALEAHYQDRLALIDSGALASYADMPKKDCPLLGVLDERLALGNDGTIGDLASNARREANATGALSAARLHGVLKNFFRQVQQQPGAGDTDFLKASAHWLRHTFAHQSLRSSGKDLAVVQQLLGHADISTTGIYVKADMSSRVAAVLGVEAAV, encoded by the coding sequence ATGAGCGCCATCGCCACCATGTACCGCGACTGGCATGCCAGTGGCTACCTCGATGCGAACGCGGTGGCCAGCGTGCGCGGCAGCAGGCGCCGCGACATGCAGATGGACGTCATGCGCTCCTTCTCCAACCAGGCGCTGCAGGCCATCCGCACCACGCTGCAGGAAATGCCGGACGGCCCCGTCAAGCGCCGCCTGCGCGCGGCGCTGCTGCTGCTGCAGACTGCGGGACTGCGCCGCGCCGAGGCCGTTAACATGACCTGGGGACACATCGAGCGCGTGCGCCTGGACAACATGGATTCCGACATCTGGGCGCTGCGCTTTGCCGGCAAGGGCAACCGCGAGCGCATGGTGCCGCTCAAGCCCGAGACGCTGCAGGCGCTGGAAGCCCATTACCAAGACCGCCTGGCATTGATTGACTCGGGCGCGCTGGCCAGTTACGCCGACATGCCGAAGAAGGACTGCCCGCTGCTGGGCGTGCTGGACGAACGCCTGGCGCTGGGCAATGACGGCACCATCGGCGACCTGGCCTCGAATGCGCGGCGCGAAGCCAACGCCACCGGCGCGCTGTCGGCCGCGCGGCTGCATGGCGTGCTGAAGAACTTCTTCCGCCAGGTGCAGCAGCAGCCCGGCGCGGGCGACACCGACTTCCTCAAGGCCTCGGCCCACTGGCTGCGTCACACCTTCGCGCACCAGTCGCTGCGCTCGAGCGGCAAGGACCTGGCCGTGGTGCAGCAGCTGCTGGGCCATGCGGACATCTCCACCACCGGCATCTATGTGAAGGCGGACATGTCCTCGCGCGTGGCGGCGGTGCTGGGGGTCGAGGCGGCGGTGTAG
- a CDS encoding lipocalin family protein, with protein sequence MSRPPHVPRGLPRLAGAALLAIGLAGSVLLSACGSTSAPPGVQAVSPFDLQRYQGRWYEIARLDHSFERGLTDVTATYTPQTDGSVQVINRGFSPAKGEWREAVGKARFTGEPTTGSLKVSFFGPFYGGYHVAALDADYHWALVVGSELDSSWILAREKSLDPATRAAILARARALGVDTDALIWVSHDRAGQQ encoded by the coding sequence ATGTCCCGACCTCCCCATGTACCGCGCGGCTTGCCGCGTCTTGCCGGCGCGGCCTTGCTGGCCATCGGGCTTGCCGGGTCGGTGCTGCTGAGCGCCTGCGGCAGCACCAGCGCACCGCCGGGTGTCCAGGCCGTCAGCCCTTTCGATCTGCAGCGCTACCAGGGCCGCTGGTACGAGATCGCGCGCCTCGACCATTCCTTCGAGCGCGGCCTCACCGATGTGACCGCCACCTATACCCCGCAGACCGATGGCAGCGTGCAGGTGATCAACCGCGGTTTCTCGCCGGCCAAGGGCGAGTGGCGCGAAGCCGTGGGCAAGGCGCGGTTCACCGGGGAGCCCACCACCGGCTCGCTCAAGGTCTCGTTCTTCGGGCCGTTCTACGGCGGCTACCATGTGGCCGCGCTCGATGCCGATTACCACTGGGCGCTGGTGGTGGGGTCCGAGCTGGATTCCAGCTGGATCCTGGCGCGCGAGAAAAGCCTCGATCCAGCCACCAGGGCCGCGATCCTGGCCCGCGCCAGGGCGCTGGGCGTGGACACCGATGCCTTGATCTGGGTCAGCCACGACCGAGCCGGCCAGCAGTGA